The following are encoded in a window of Brassica napus cultivar Da-Ae unplaced genomic scaffold, Da-Ae ScsIHWf_34;HRSCAF=63, whole genome shotgun sequence genomic DNA:
- the LOC106451529 gene encoding DNA-directed RNA polymerases I and III subunit RPAC2 produces MEHGSFTNDKDASFTLAEEDHTLANAVRFMLNQDPRVTLAGYSIPHPSLECVNVRVQTTGDPAREVLKDACQELMLMNRHVRSVFDKAVSEFKVEQARLAAEEEEKKKAEEEEIKKQRDLLASMDIESD; encoded by the exons ATGGAGCACGGTTCGTTCACGAATGATAAAGATGCTTCCTTTACTCTTGCGGAAGAAGACCACACACTTGCTAACGCCGTTCGTTTCATGTTAAACCAAGA TCCGAGAGTAACATTGGCCGGGTACAGCATCCCACATCCTTCCCTTGAATGTGTCAATGTCCGAGTCCAGACCACAG GCGATCCGGCGAGGGAGGTACTGAAAGATGCTTGTCAAGAGCTCATGCTCATGAACAGACATGTGAGGAGTGTCTTTGACAAGGCGGTTTCAGAGTTTAAGGTTGAACAAGCGCGTTTGGCcgcagaggaggaggagaagaagaaggctgaagaagaagagattaaGAAGCAGAGGGATCTACTCGCGTCCATGGATATTGAAAGCGATTGA